The following are from one region of the Cyclopterus lumpus isolate fCycLum1 chromosome 21, fCycLum1.pri, whole genome shotgun sequence genome:
- the u2af1 gene encoding splicing factor U2AF 35 kDa subunit: protein MAEYLASIFGTEKDKVNCSFYFKIGACRHGDRCSRLHNKPTFSQTIALLNIYRNPQNSAQSADGLTCAISDMEMQEHYDEFFEEVFTEMEEKYGEVEEMNVCDNLGDHLVGNVYVKFRYEEDAEKAVIDLNNRWFNGQPIHAELSPVTDFREACCRQYEMGECTRGGFCNFMHLKPISRELRRELYGRRRKGRHRSRSRSRERRSRSRDRGRGGDRGGGGGGGGGGGGGGGGRDGGGGGGGGGGGGRDHERRRSRDRERSGRF from the exons ATGGCAGAGTACCTGGCGTCCATTTTTGGGACAGAGAAAGATAA GGTCAACTGCTCCTTTTATTTCAAAATTGGTGCCTGTCGACATGGAGACCGCTGCTCCAGATTACACAATAAGCCGACATTCAGTCAG aCTATTGCCCTCCTGAACATTTACAGGAACCCTCAGAACAGTGCCCAGTCTGCTGATGGCCTCACCT GTGCCATCAGTGACATGGAGATGCAGGAGCACTATGACGAGTTTTTTGAG GAGGTCTTCACTGAGATGGAAGAAAAGtacggagaggtggaggagatgaacGTATGTGACAACCTCGGGGACCACCTAGTAGGAAATGTGTATGTGAAG TTCCGTTATGAAGAGGACGCTGAGAAGGCTGTGATAGACCTGAACAATCGGTGGTTTAATGGCCAGCCCATCCATGCTGAGCTCTCTCCCGTCACAGACTTCAGAGAAGCCTGCTGTCGCCAATATGAAATGGG GGAATGCACTCGAGGTGGCTTCTGTAACTTCATGCATCTGAAGCCCATCTCGCGTGAACTGAGGAGAGAGCTCTACGGGCGCCGGAGGAAGGG ACGCCATAGGTCCCGGTCTAGATCGAGAGAGAGACGCTCTCGCTCGAGGGACAGGGGTCGGGgcggagacagaggaggaggaggaggaggtggaggtggtggtggaggcggtggtggaggaagagacggaggtggtggaggaggaggaggaggtggtggtggccGTGACCACGAGAGACGTCGctccagagacagagagcgTTCAGGGCGATTCTGA